The sequence AATTAGGAGAGAACCCTCACAGATATTTAACAAACTTGGCAATGAAAAAAGGAGGAATCTATTCAGTTTGGTTAGGAGATGAAAAAGTTTTCATTTTAACTGACCCAGAAGCAGTTAGAGATGCATGGGTTAAACAGTTTAGAAATTTTAGTGACCatccaaaaacaaaaagtgTTAGAATATTTTCCggtaattttaatgatatgGCCTTCGCTGAATATTCTCAATGGaaaataaatagtaaatGGGTATCATCTGCCTTCACAAagacaaaattaaaaactattggtgatttaattgaaaaggaatcaaattattttattgaacATTTAAAAGCTTATTCAAATTCTGGTCAACCAGtaagtaattttattttattttatttatttaaactaaTTTTTGATCAAAATAGAATTAATAGTTTACCACTTGaagttttttgttttttttaaaaaaaaaaaaaaaaaacatttataaatttaaacctgtttttttttaaaaaagctttataaaagtaatttaaaattaatattaattttttttaatttattttttgatagaTATTCCCAAAACCATACATAAGTAAATTTGGAATTAATGTTATTAGTGGTATGATGTTTAGTCAAGTTATATCAAAAGATGAAAGTGTTGATAAAGGTGCAATGGAGAAATTAACAGTTCCAATTCAAGCagtttttaaaagattaggAGCTGATAATCTTGATGATTTCATTAGCATTTTACAACcagtattttattttcaaaatgaaaaatttaaaagacaAGTTCAAGAAATTTATGATTATTTAGAAGGAATTTATAATCAACATGATACAAATTTAGATACTGAAAATCCAAAGGATTTAATGGACTTATTAATTATCTCAACTGAAGGTAAAGAAAGAGATATGATTATTCATATTGGTATGGATTGTTTATTGGCTGGTAGTGATAGTACTTCTGCCACATGTGAATGGTTTTGTCTATTTATGATAAATAATCCAGATGTTCAAAAGAAAGCATatcaagaattaattaatgcacttaaagatgaagataataaaaaattcatcCCAATCtctaaaaaagataattgtCCATATATGTTATCCATCTTTAAAGAAGTTCTCCGTTTAAGACCAGTTGGTGTATTAGGTATTCCTCGTGTTGCTTTAGAAGAAACAACTATAATGGGTTATACAATTCCAAAAGGATctcaaatatttcaaaatgttTATGGAATGAGTCATCTCTTTGTATCTGATCcttataaatttaaaccaGAAAGATGgattgaatataaaaaacaaaaagatcttttaaaagaaaaagaaatgcAACAATTACAAGAAGGTGCTGATGTtgttattgataataaaaataacattaaaaataacaactCAAGTAACAAACCtaattcaaaaacaaattctatttttgatgatttagATAAAGTTTCCATTCCATATTCAGTAGGTAATAGAAAATGTCCAGGTGCATCTCTCTCTGAATTggcattattttcattgtgTTCAAATATTCTTCTCAATTTTGAACTTAAATCAATAGATGGAAAACCAATTGATGATACTGAGGTTTATGGTTTAACAATTCATACTAAAGTACATCCAATTAGTTTAACACTAAGACCATAATcattaatctttttatttaataattattaaatttttttttaaaaaaaaaaaaaaaaaaaaaaaaaaaaaaaaaacaaaacaatttttttattttccaagaTATatttactctttttttttacataaaaaaaaaataataaaatactttatatatttatccattaaatttaataaataactttttttattttttatttatttattttttattttttattttttttttatttacccTTTAAAACTGATGCAATTTCTCTTGTTCTATATTCTTTTGATGCTTGATAAGAAACAAAGATAGCGATACAAATTGACATAATGAGTACACCAATGAACCAAAAGTATGGGAATTCAAAACTAAAAGGTAACTCTGTGAAAAGATCGAATTGAAGGGTAAGAGTTAGGGCGATACCTAAACCAATTGAAAGACCAAGTATCATTGAAGAAAAGATTAAAACCAATGCTTCATAGATATAGATACGAGTAACTTGAAAACTTGTTAAACCAATTGAACGTAAAACACCAAATTCCCAAGAGTTTTCATGAATATTTGCACTGAATGAAACCCATAGCATAAAGAAACACAAAACAATGGAAGCCACTGAAACTGTGTAAAAgaagatatttaaaattgtgaCGGCAGTCTCTGTTGTGTCCAAAAGATGTTGAGTATCCATAACTTGAATATTATCagttttaatgaaatttctaACACCATTGATGACGTACTCTCTTTCAATTTCAGAGGTAccttgttttaatttaatgaGTACTTTTGATTTTGGAGCAACACTTGGTAAAACAACCGATGGATCGTTGGTAACAGAGTAAACCATCTGCATAATTCTATagaattcatcatcattgacCAAAATGGGAGAACCATAGGAAGTTTGAGAATAAGTTGAGAAAAAGAATGATGGGAACATTCTAACCATTGATTGACCTTTTGCTAACAATGTAATATGATTCACTGCGTTACTATATTGTTTATACTCTATATCCAAATTGAATGGTGAATCTGTATCTACACCACAAGTCAATCTAAATGCTTCACTGAAAATGATATCTGTATAATTTTGATAGATGTAAGTGTTGTTCAAATGATTCTTTAACCATTTCCAAACTGGACTATTTGTAGGATATTGTTGACTACCATTTGATACAATGTTTGGTGGTGGAGTGATTACACCATTGAAATCCTCTGAAATGATATCACGATGTTCATTAACATATAAACTATTGATAACATCGGGTATCTTCTTACCAGCACCATTATCTATGGTTGGGAAAGTTATTGTTTTGGACATTTCAGTTACTTCATAGAAATCTAAATAAGCACTTGAAAGGAAATTACTTTCGACACCATACATTCTAACATTTACCGATGGATATTCAGCCAATGGCATTAAATGAGTGGATCTAATATTCATAACTTTATCCAATGGGAATGTGATAACGGTATAATCGCTAATGACAGAGTTGGTATTGTTTGCTATATCATTATCCAAGAAAGCTCTAATATCAGCCTCTGGAATTGGATTCTTAATACTTGTGGCCAATACGGAAATATCAGAACCAATACCTAAACGTACCAACTCTTGAATGTTATGACCCTGTAAACGGAATACACAACCtgtgaaaatgataaatgtTAAACTAATGGTTAACATTGTGGCAGTCTTTGAATTTCTAGTACTATGAGAGAAAAGATTCTTTCTaaccaattgataaagtGATCTTCTATCGGGACCAACAATTAATGTGAAAATGACGGCTTTCTCTAATAATGGTTGAACTGCTTGTGCCAACATTGAC comes from Dictyostelium discoideum AX4 chromosome 2 chromosome, whole genome shotgun sequence and encodes:
- the CYP519A1 gene encoding cytochrome P450 family protein, coding for MESIINLIFYIIIFLILIDFLKKNISFRKNEPPRGGVAFPIFGDLPKLGENPHRYLTNLAMKKGGIYSVWLGDEKVFILTDPEAVRDAWVKQFRNFSDHPKTKSVRIFSGNFNDMAFAEYSQWKINSKWVSSAFTKTKLKTIGDLIEKESNYFIEHLKAYSNSGQPIFPKPYISKFGINVISGMMFSQVISKDESVDKGAMEKLTVPIQAVFKRLGADNLDDFISILQPVFYFQNEKFKRQVQEIYDYLEGIYNQHDTNLDTENPKDLMDLLIISTEGKERDMIIHIGMDCLLAGSDSTSATCEWFCLFMINNPDVQKKAYQELINALKDEDNKKFIPISKKDNCPYMLSIFKEVLRLRPVGVLGIPRVALEETTIMGYTIPKGSQIFQNVYGMSHLFVSDPYKFKPERWIEYKKQKDLLKEKEMQQLQEGADVVIDNKNNIKNNNSSNKPNSKTNSIFDDLDKVSIPYSVGNRKCPGASLSELALFSLCSNILLNFELKSIDGKPIDDTEVYGLTIHTKVHPISLTLRP